Part of the Methanorbis furvi genome is shown below.
CTGCAAACAGTCGTACCAGACGAAACGTCTGCGCTGGCATTACCGCTCACGGCATGAGTCTTTGATTGCGGTGTCCAATCAGGAGTTCTATGACGGTAACCTGATGGTTTTCCCTTCCCCTATGCATGAGACTCCTGATCTCGGGCTGTCGTTTGTTCACCTGCCGGACACCATCTACGAGCGCGGCAAGGCAGGCGTGAACCGTGGCGAAGCAAAAGCTGTGGCCGAAGCTGTCATCGAATACTATCGCAGGTTCCCTGACAAGACGCTTGGTGTCGCAACCTTCTCCACCCGCCAGCAGGAGGTTATCCGTCATGAGGTCGAACTTCTTCTCCGCGACAACCCTGATGTTGAAGCTCTGATGCGTCCTGAAAACGGAGAAAATTTCTTCGTGAAAAATCTTGAGACCGTTCAGGGTGATGAGCGCGACACGATGCTGATCAGTATCGGCTACGGGTTTGATGAGAATCATAAGCTGAGTAAAAATTTCGGCCCCTTGAATCAGGACGGAGGAGAGCGGCGTCTCAATGTTTTGATCACCCGCGCCCGCGAGAGGTGTGTAGTGTTTGCCAACTTCCGGGGAACTGATCTTGCGATTGATGCAGGATCTTCTTCAGGAATTTCTGCGCTTGCGACTTTTCTCAGCTACGCGGCAGACCCTGCATTACCGCTTGATGTATCGGCCGCCGCGCATGATGATGTGGCAGGTCTTTTTGCAGACACAGTCGGACGACTTCTGGAGGACAACGGTTACACCGTTTCAAAGAATGTCGGGTGCGCAGGGTTCAGGATTGATCTTGCTGTTGAAAATCCAAAAGTTCCGGGAGTCTATCTTGCAGGAGTTCTGTGTGACGGTCCGTACTACTGGTCGTCTGAGGTTGCGCGCGACCGTGACCGACTTCGCACTCAGGTGCTGGAAGGACTTGGATGGAATCTGATCCGCATCTGGGCAACAGAATGGTACCAGCATCCGGCATCCTGTACCAAAGATCTGCTTGATGCGATTGAAGCCGCGAAAAAATCGCCGAAGAAAAAACAAACTCAGGCTGCCAAACAAAAACCATCTGCGAAAAGTTCTGTGAAAAAATCCGCAGCCGTTGAAGAAGTACCGGCATCCTCATCTGCGTCCACTACTTCCGCTCCTGCCAAACTCAGTCTGGAGCTTGCACCCTACATCGCATGCGAAGAGTGTTCTCTTGGAAGTTATCATCAGTTTGCCTCTGTCCCGGACTCGGTTCTCGGTACTGCAATTGTGCAGATCGTCTCTGTGGAAGGGCCGGTCTCAGAAACTGTTCTTGCCGCACGCATCAAAGAGCTCGGCCGCGTTCCGCGCATGACCGGTCTTGTGCGGGACCGCATAACCTCGGTTGCCGAAGCCGAAATTACTGAAGGACGGCTTGTCCGCGATGATGAAGGATTCCTTCTCGTTCCTGAATGTGTAGTCTCCCCGCGCGAACGTCCCTCTAAATGGTCTCCAGCTGACGTCTCACTCGATGAGATTGCCGCAGCCGCTGCAACCATTCTTGCAAAACAGTTTTCCACTCCCAAAGGAGATCTCATCCGCCACACCGCGGTGGTTCTCGGATTCAAAGCAACCGCCCAAGTCAAGGACCGCATTGAAGCTGGAGTCGATCATGCAGTTAGTGCCGGACTTATCATAATGGATGAAAACATCTGCAAAACAGCCTGAGAATCGCGTCCTGTAATCCCATACCCTTTTTTTGATGTCGCGTCATACTATATACTAACTTTTGGGACTGTCCATGTTTGAAGGAATTACTGCCGTAGTTGAATCCGCGCCTTATCTTCTTGAAGGTATGTGCGTCACTCTCGCTTTAGTTGGAGTGTCGCTCTTTGTCGGATTTGTCTGCGGCATTGTTCTCACGCTCGGACAGGTTTACGGCCCCTGGATTATCAAACGGGCGGTTGACATTTACGTCTGGTTTTTCCGCGGCCTGCCAAACATCGTACTTCTGTTTCTCTTTTACTTTGCACTTTTCCCGATGACCGGATTTGACATACCGGCATTCGCGGTTGCAGTTGTAGTTCTCGGACTTAGAAGTGCTGCATACCAGTCCCAGATTTTCCGCGGCGCAATCTTATCCATTGCCGATGGTCAGATGCTTGCGGCGCGGTCTCTTGGAATGACAAGATGGCAGAGCATCAAAACCATCATCCTGCCGCAGTCCCTGCGACTGTCCCTTCCCGGATGGTCAAATGAATATCCGGTTCTCTTAACCGACTCGGCCGTGGCATATGTGATTGGTGTGGCAGAACTTTTGACCAGGACCAGTCAGGTTATCAGCAAGACCGGTGAACCAATGATTTTGTATCTCACCTGTGCAATCATCTTCATCCTCCTCAACTATGGCGGCATGATGCTTATTCAGCGGGTGGAAAAGAAAGTCCGCATCCCAGGATTCGGCAACAATGAGGTGACAGAGACATGAGTGCAACTCCCATTCTCCGGGTCGAGAATCTTTCCAAATCCTACGGTGATCTACAGGTTCTCAAATCCGTATCGTTTGATGTCTACAAAGGCGATACCAAAGCGTTTATCGGTCCGTCAGGAACGGGAAAAAGTACACTTCTCCGGTGCATCAACCAGCTGACCGTGCCTGACTCCGGTTCCGTCTACCTCAACGGCGAGGAGATCACTCACTCAGGCGCAAAGATCAATGAGTACCGCCAGAAAATGGGCATGGTGTTTCAGAACTTCAACCTCTTTGATCATCTGACTGCTGTTCGCAACGTGGAGATTGCACTTCTCAAAGTCAAAAAGATGGACAAGGCCGAGGCACGCAAAAAAGCAATGTTTGAGCTTGAGCGTGTGGGCATGGCTGACCGCGCCGACTATTATCCTGCCCAGCTTTCCGGCGGTCAGGCGCAGCGCGTATCTATTGCCAGAGCTCTTGCGATGGATCCTGATGTCATGCTCTTTGATGAGCCGACATCAGCTCTGGATCCTGAACTCAAGCGTGAAGTCCTTGAGGTCATGCGAAAACTTGCGGCTGACGGCATGACTATGCTGATTGTGACGCATGAGATGCATTTTGCAACCTCGTTTGCAACCGAGATACTGTTCATGGAAAATGGTGAGATCGCTGAGCGCGGCAGACCTGCAGACATCCCGACCAGCCCGTCGTTTGAACGTACCCGTGCCTTTATGGGAACCTATGAAGAGTAGTCATGGCCACAGCGACTGATCTTACCACCAATGCGACTGCGCTGTCCGGCGTGACTGATTTCCTGAGCGAAGCTTGGGCACACATTCTTACAGAGATTCCGTTCTGGCAGGATATTCTCCTGCCCGCACTCTGGGACGGACTTATTGTTACTCTCGTACTTGTAGCTCTTACAGCCCCGCTTGGATTTTTACTTGGTCTTTTGATCAGCGTTGCCCGTGTTTACGGAGCAAAACCGTTTCAATGGGGCGCGCAGCTATATGTGATCTTTTTCCGCGGATGTCCGCTTCTTGTGCTGCTGTTCATCATCTACTTTGGTTTACCGTCAATAGGCATTGTTCTCGGCGCGTTCATGTCGGCATTGGTTGGCTTTACACTCTGCAACTCTGCCTACAACTCAGAGTACATTCGCGGCGCTCTGCAGTCCATCAAGGGCGGCCAGATGACTGCAGCGCAGGCTCTCGGGATGACAAAGTATCAGGCGATCAGGTATGTAGTGATTCCTCAGGCACTGCGCAAAGCACTCCCCGGCGTCTCCAATGAGTTCATCTATCTGATCAAATACTCATCCCTAGCATATGTGGTGACTGTAATTGAGCTGACCGGCGCTGCAAAAATTATTGCGAGCAAATATTTTTCCTACTTTGAGGCGTTTGCCGCGGTCGGCATTTTTTATCTGGCAATTGTAACCGTTGCCACAATTGCTATCAATAAACTGGAAAAGAAGTATGCCATTCCCGGCACTGGTACTGAGAAGGTACTTTAATATAATTTATATCTGATAGTTGCCAATAGACCCGCATGTCAGTTTCCATTGATGTAATTGATAAACTTGCGGCACTGATCACCGCAGCGTTTGGTCTTGTGGCAGCACTTGCCTGGAACTCAGCAATTCAGACTATCTTCACGGAAATTTTCGGAAGTCAGAGTAGCATTCCGGCGATGCTCGGGTATGCGGTTTTCGTGACGATTATTGCGGTGGTCTTCACCCTCTGGATTGGATATGTGTCCAACAAAGCAAAAGAAAAGATCAATTAATCTGTGGTCTGTGGGCCAACCATTTTTTTCAGTCCAAGAGAGAAGATTTATTATTCCTGCTTTGAATATGTGTAGTTAGCGCGTAACAACGCGTTGTAGTTTGAATGGAACTTCTTTACGCTCTTGTTGTAATCATAGGGCTGTTCATCTTTGAATCGATCGCAAGTATCGATAATGCGATCATCAATGCTGACATTTTGGCCACTATGAAGGAGAAGGCCAGACGCTGGTTCCTTGTATGGGGAATTCTTCTGTCGGTTTTTCTTGTCCGCGGTATTTTGCCGTGGCTGATCTTATGGGCTGCGAATCCGTCTCTTGGACCGATCGGTGCTCTTACGGTAACTTTTACGGATGATGATGCGGCTATGGCCGCAATGGAGAGCACTGCTCCTTATCTTTTGATGTTTGGAGGTATGTTCATGGTGTTTCTTTTCTGCCACTGGCTATTTGCAGAGAAGAAGGACTGTATTATGCCCGGCGAGCGGTTCCTGACAAATCAGGCTCCTTGGTTTTATGCGGTTGTTTCCGTGATCCTGCTGGCGGTTGTCTGGGCAACGCTTGAGAGTGATCCTCTGCTTGCGTTTGCAGCGGTTGCCGGCTCAACACTGTTCTTTTTGGTTCAGGGTTTCCGTTTGTCTGCTGATATAAAATCTGCCGAGCTTGGTCATAGTGAAAAATCTGATTCTGCGAAACTGATGCTGCTTCTTGTGATCGACAGTACGTTTTCGATTGACGGAGTTATTGGCGCGTTCGCATTTACGTTTTCGGTTCCACTGATCTTTATCGGATGCGGTCTTGGTGCGATTGTGGTCCGCGAGCTGACGATTAAGTACATCGATACGATTCGTCGTTATGTGTACCTGAAAAATGGTGCGATGTACTCGGTTCTGGTGCTGAGTTTGATCATGGTTGCTGAAGGTTTCGGCATCCATCTCCCTCCATGGCTTGCTCCGGTTTCTATGATTGTGATCGTCTCTGTGTTCCTGTATATTTCGGTGCTCCGCATTCGTCGCGGTCAGGTTCCGGTCTGCCCGACGCCTGTTGTGCGATAATTTCATCACAATCTTTTTTTCGTTTGGTTGCGAAGAGTCAGTATGCGAGTTTACTGCGCTCAGGCCACGCAGGTGTGGAATGATCCTACGATAATGTTTGCGCGGGCCAGAGAGGCTGTTTTGCGGGCTGTGGATGATGGTGCAGAGATGGTGGTGTTTTCCGAACAGTTTGCAACCGGGTGGAGAACATCAGAGGAGTCATCAGAAGTGTCAGGCGATGTGGTGAAGAGTCAGTGGCTGGATCTTGCGCGCGAGTTCGGGGTTGTAGTTGTAGGGTCGTATGCGCGGGATGTGTTACACTCCCTTCCACAGAATGTGATGCTGGTTGCAGGGCCTCATGGTGAGGTTCTTGCTGAGTATGCGAAGCTGCATCTGTTTACTCCGTGCGGGGAGGATAGAAGATATTCATCAGGTGATGTGCCTGTTACTTTTTCGTATGGGGGAGTGAAGTTCGGGTGCGCGGTATGTTTTGATCTCAGGTTCCCGGAGCTGTTCCGCGCGTACTTGAAAGAAGGATGTGAATGTGTGATTGTGCAGGCAGCTTGGCCTGCTGCGCGCGTTGCTGACTGGGAGCTTTTGCTTCGCGCGCGCGCTCTGGAGAATCGGGGGTATGTTGTTGGAGCGGGATGTCTTGGGTATGATGCCGTGTCTGGTACGGATTATTCTGGTTGCGGGATGATTTGTGATTATGAGGGGCGTGTGCGCGCGGATGCCGGGGTGTTTGAGGGGGGCTGCTGTTGTAGTGTGGATGTGGAAGGGGTAAGGGAGTGGCGGGAGAGGTGGGGGATAGATAGTTTTTTTGTTTTTGTTGGATAAAGTTGATATTCTTTCCCGCTCATGAATGTATATTAACATTCATTGTGGGGTTAGGATGTACATGACTCGTAATATAGTATATTCGGATTTTTGTAGTCTATACTCTCTGATAGTATTGTCTTCTAATTAATTGGGTGAAAACGCAATTCATGAAATCTCCTTGGTATATTTGTGTAAAAAATGGATTTTCTCGCATTTATGCGTGTTCTCATTATCTATGTTTTTCTGTGAGAAATTTTTTTAAGTTTGGGAAACGGAAATATCGTGATTATCTCTCCATTGTGGCAGTTATTAAAGATGAAGCACCATATCTACGTGAATGGATTGAATTTCACAAACTTATTGGTGTCGACAAATTTTACTTGTATGATGCAGCAACTGATAACACGAAAGAGATACTTGCTCCATATATTAACTCCGGTGAGGTTGTCTATAGAATAATGCCTGGAAAATCTGTTCAAATTCCTGCATATAATGATGCAATTTGCAAATATCGATCTCTGACACGATGGCTTGCTGTTGTTGATGCTGATGAGTTTATTGTTCCCGTTGGTCAGTTTGATACTGTTACCGATTTTCTTAAAAATTATGAAGATTATCCTGCAGTTGGAGTTAATTGGATTATGTATGATTCAAATGGGCATGTCACCAAACCTGATGGATTGGTTATAAAAAATTATACCCGTGTTCATGCTGATGACAATCATAAGGACAATCATCTTATAAAATCTATTGTGGATCCCTGTAGAGTCATGTGGTGTGGCCAACCACATTATTGTCACTATTCCTGGTTGAGTCATCGAAGAAAGGCAGTCACAGAAAACTATAATGAAATTAATATGGGGTCATATTCAGAGTATAATTCTGTCTGTAAGATTCGTATTTGTCATTATTATTCGAAATCAAAAGAGGAATTTGAAAAGAAATGTAAACGCGGAATGGCAGACTCTAACCAGTATCGGACAGTTAGTGAGGAGCAATATAATTATTCTGAAACAAAACAGGATTACACTATGATGAAATATGTTGAGAGAATGGAGGAAATTCTACTCACAAAATAATGGGGTACAAATATATTCTAATCAATTCCCCAGTTTTTTCCCCATAGGCGTGAGATTTTTCATCCATCTTGCTGTGAATTTTGCAAGATGATAAAATGCCCACTTTGAGATTCTGAAGCAGATTACAGATAGTTGATAGAGATATTTGTCGTGTTTGTGGAGCATTGGCAAATCAGAGATATTTTGTTTTATGATTTCATGTTTGAATTCAGGATAGTCATAGAGAAGAACACTGGTGTAAATAAGTTCTCGTTTCATCATGGCAAGATAGTCTTCAGAATATATTGGATCTGTTTTCTGGAAATAATTGATGACATCATTCCGTGATTTTTCGTATCGCATCCACCAATTCTCTGGGGTTACTGTGTGTGTGATAGAAGTTTCATGCATGATAAAGAGGTATAATTTTTTATCGCTTCTTCCTATTTTTTCTGAGTTTGCAATGAGTTTGTGTGCATAAACCACGTCATCACCGAAGGAGTAATTGGGAAAGCTGATATCATTATCAATGAGGTACTGCCGTTTTGCAAGGAACAACCAAGGAACGTTTGCGATCTTTTTCCAGAGCAACATATAGAGTGCTTCTTCTCTTTGAAGCAGATTGTAGGTGGTTGGTGAGTTCTCTACAATTTGCCACCCCTCATCGATAGTACTCTCGAATACTTTGACATAATCACAGCAAACGACATTTAAGCCTGGATGAGTCTGGAAGATGGTGATCATAGTTCGGAGATATTCTGGATGGATCTCATCGTCTGCATCAACGAAGATTACGTATTCTCCTTTTGCGAGCTGGAAACCACGATTTCGTGCTGTTCCTGAACTTGTGTCTTTTCCAATGTCAATGGTCAAAGGATGGATTTCATTGATTTTTTGGAGAAGGGAGAGAGTGTTGTCTGTAGATTTTTCGTCATAGGCAATGATGATCTCAAAGTTATGGTAGGTTTGAGCAAAGAGATTATTGAGCGTTGTTTCAATAAATTTTGCCGCGTTATATGCGGGGATGATAATACTAATTTTTCCTAGGGATTTTTCTGAGGTTTCCATTATTATCTTATTTATCGACGTATTTGTAATAATATCACCGATATCATTTTTACGTATATTCTGGGTTTATATTTTTTTCATATAACGAATTGATCGATAATAGAGGTATTTTGAGATATTAAACACTATTACTGACATTTTTCCAGATATGCTATCTCCACCCCTGTAGAATGATAAGTGTGATACATCGTATTGATGCAACACAGTAAGATATGTTTTGTAATCGTAAGAACAAGCAGATCCGGCGGCTACCAATCGTTGATCTCTATATAATATCTCTTTTGCTGCATTTTGAGGTAGATTCTGTGAGAGTTTTGCAAGTTCATTTCTTGATATTTGTGATTCTTTCCACCATTTGTCGAATTTAGAGGTGGTAAGTGATTCTGCATGTTTAAGGTAAAGATATACGATTTTTGTGGAGTATCCTATTTTTTCAGCATGCATAAACAAATTTAAGGTAAATACCAAGTCTTCTCGAACAGTACAGTCGGGTAATTTGAGATTATTGTCAATAAGAAATGCACGTCTTATCATATGCGCCCAAATTCCCCATGGAAGGATATCGAATATTTTTAACATTATGGCGTCATCCTTCTGATAGAGAATAATCTCTGTGGGTGAGTTTTTTGCTTTTTGCAGTCCGTATGGTATTTTTGTATCATGAATAAAGAGGGTACCACAACAGACTACATCGAGTTCTGGGTGCGCCTCGAATACGGTCAGCATTGATTCAAGATAGTCTGGAAGAATTCTATCGTCTGAATCCACAAAGACTATGTACTCACCCTTAGCAAGTGATATTCCTCTATTTCGTGCAGCTCCAGTACTTGAGTCATTTCCAATGTCGATGTTTATGGGGTGATTTTTACTGATTTTTTGGAGGAGGGCTAGAGTGTTGTCAGTCGACTTTTCATCGTAGGCAATAATGATCTCAAAGTTCTGATATGTTTGGGCGAAGAGATCATTTAATGTAGTTTCAATGTAATTTATCCCATTGTATATTGGGATGATGATGCTGACGAGGCTCTTGGATTCTGCAGATACTGTACTCATAATCACGGGTTTATTTTGAACTAAGTTATCATATTTGTTTGTTTCGAATTACTTTCCTTGTAATGATATTTTCAGTGTTGTGTCCTTGTATCTCCAACTGGTATTTATTATCTTAAACATTTTTGGATAATTTTCGACTATTGCTCGTTGGATTATCCTTAGCTCATCTGTATTGCTATTATATTCTATCATTCTATTTTTTCTCCGAATGGCAGTAAGTTTTTTTTAATAAGAAAAATCATTTTTTTTTCTGGAATTATGTTGTATAATAATGATATAAATGATGTCTCGTCGTATAATCGCACGAAAAATTTGTCCAGAGATAAACCGCAATGTGTTAGCAAATTATAACGTACTTCATTACTAACAAATGCCTCTGCAATTTCCAATGCTATGTTCTCATCTGTTAGTGCTTTATTATCATTTTTTTGTATGACTCTGCATATCTTCTCCCGTTCTTTTTACCAATATATGCATAATCCGTTCTGTTTGGATAATATGTAGTACTGCTTTCTGAACTGGACCTTCTATTTGTATGGGGTGAAATAATGTCAATAGACATATACTGTGAAAATCACGTACTACAGATTCCCTATTTTCATCAAAGTGATACTTTCCATAGATATGCCCTACACCTGAAAGGTACAACTCCCCATATCGAATATCTGTAATC
Proteins encoded:
- a CDS encoding amino acid ABC transporter permease yields the protein MGLSMFEGITAVVESAPYLLEGMCVTLALVGVSLFVGFVCGIVLTLGQVYGPWIIKRAVDIYVWFFRGLPNIVLLFLFYFALFPMTGFDIPAFAVAVVVLGLRSAAYQSQIFRGAILSIADGQMLAARSLGMTRWQSIKTIILPQSLRLSLPGWSNEYPVLLTDSAVAYVIGVAELLTRTSQVISKTGEPMILYLTCAIIFILLNYGGMMLIQRVEKKVRIPGFGNNEVTET
- a CDS encoding amino acid ABC transporter ATP-binding protein; the encoded protein is MSATPILRVENLSKSYGDLQVLKSVSFDVYKGDTKAFIGPSGTGKSTLLRCINQLTVPDSGSVYLNGEEITHSGAKINEYRQKMGMVFQNFNLFDHLTAVRNVEIALLKVKKMDKAEARKKAMFELERVGMADRADYYPAQLSGGQAQRVSIARALAMDPDVMLFDEPTSALDPELKREVLEVMRKLAADGMTMLIVTHEMHFATSFATEILFMENGEIAERGRPADIPTSPSFERTRAFMGTYEE
- a CDS encoding amino acid ABC transporter permease; the protein is MATATDLTTNATALSGVTDFLSEAWAHILTEIPFWQDILLPALWDGLIVTLVLVALTAPLGFLLGLLISVARVYGAKPFQWGAQLYVIFFRGCPLLVLLFIIYFGLPSIGIVLGAFMSALVGFTLCNSAYNSEYIRGALQSIKGGQMTAAQALGMTKYQAIRYVVIPQALRKALPGVSNEFIYLIKYSSLAYVVTVIELTGAAKIIASKYFSYFEAFAAVGIFYLAIVTVATIAINKLEKKYAIPGTGTEKVL
- a CDS encoding DUF5654 family protein: MSVSIDVIDKLAALITAAFGLVAALAWNSAIQTIFTEIFGSQSSIPAMLGYAVFVTIIAVVFTLWIGYVSNKAKEKIN
- a CDS encoding DUF475 domain-containing protein, encoding MELLYALVVIIGLFIFESIASIDNAIINADILATMKEKARRWFLVWGILLSVFLVRGILPWLILWAANPSLGPIGALTVTFTDDDAAMAAMESTAPYLLMFGGMFMVFLFCHWLFAEKKDCIMPGERFLTNQAPWFYAVVSVILLAVVWATLESDPLLAFAAVAGSTLFFLVQGFRLSADIKSAELGHSEKSDSAKLMLLLVIDSTFSIDGVIGAFAFTFSVPLIFIGCGLGAIVVRELTIKYIDTIRRYVYLKNGAMYSVLVLSLIMVAEGFGIHLPPWLAPVSMIVIVSVFLYISVLRIRRGQVPVCPTPVVR
- a CDS encoding nitrilase-related carbon-nitrogen hydrolase, with the protein product MRVYCAQATQVWNDPTIMFARAREAVLRAVDDGAEMVVFSEQFATGWRTSEESSEVSGDVVKSQWLDLAREFGVVVVGSYARDVLHSLPQNVMLVAGPHGEVLAEYAKLHLFTPCGEDRRYSSGDVPVTFSYGGVKFGCAVCFDLRFPELFRAYLKEGCECVIVQAAWPAARVADWELLLRARALENRGYVVGAGCLGYDAVSGTDYSGCGMICDYEGRVRADAGVFEGGCCCSVDVEGVREWRERWGIDSFFVFVG
- a CDS encoding glycosyltransferase family 92 protein, which gives rise to MKSPWYICVKNGFSRIYACSHYLCFSVRNFFKFGKRKYRDYLSIVAVIKDEAPYLREWIEFHKLIGVDKFYLYDAATDNTKEILAPYINSGEVVYRIMPGKSVQIPAYNDAICKYRSLTRWLAVVDADEFIVPVGQFDTVTDFLKNYEDYPAVGVNWIMYDSNGHVTKPDGLVIKNYTRVHADDNHKDNHLIKSIVDPCRVMWCGQPHYCHYSWLSHRRKAVTENYNEINMGSYSEYNSVCKIRICHYYSKSKEEFEKKCKRGMADSNQYRTVSEEQYNYSETKQDYTMMKYVERMEEILLTK
- a CDS encoding glycosyltransferase family 2 protein, which encodes METSEKSLGKISIIIPAYNAAKFIETTLNNLFAQTYHNFEIIIAYDEKSTDNTLSLLQKINEIHPLTIDIGKDTSSGTARNRGFQLAKGEYVIFVDADDEIHPEYLRTMITIFQTHPGLNVVCCDYVKVFESTIDEGWQIVENSPTTYNLLQREEALYMLLWKKIANVPWLFLAKRQYLIDNDISFPNYSFGDDVVYAHKLIANSEKIGRSDKKLYLFIMHETSITHTVTPENWWMRYEKSRNDVINYFQKTDPIYSEDYLAMMKRELIYTSVLLYDYPEFKHEIIKQNISDLPMLHKHDKYLYQLSVICFRISKWAFYHLAKFTARWMKNLTPMGKKLGN
- a CDS encoding glycosyltransferase family A protein; protein product: MSTVSAESKSLVSIIIPIYNGINYIETTLNDLFAQTYQNFEIIIAYDEKSTDNTLALLQKISKNHPINIDIGNDSSTGAARNRGISLAKGEYIVFVDSDDRILPDYLESMLTVFEAHPELDVVCCGTLFIHDTKIPYGLQKAKNSPTEIILYQKDDAIMLKIFDILPWGIWAHMIRRAFLIDNNLKLPDCTVREDLVFTLNLFMHAEKIGYSTKIVYLYLKHAESLTTSKFDKWWKESQISRNELAKLSQNLPQNAAKEILYRDQRLVAAGSACSYDYKTYLTVLHQYDVSHLSFYRGGDSISGKMSVIVFNISKYLYYRSIRYMKKI